CTGTATTTCGGGTTGCCGAACGTGGGTATCTACTTCAAGCCCTACACGGCGGCGGTGCTTGGATTCACCATGTGCAGCGCGGCCTATCATTCCGAATACGTGCGCGGCGGCCTGCTCTCCATCAAGCGTGGGCAGCTTCTGGCGGCGCAGGCCCTGGGTTTTTCAGGCATGAGCGCCTTGATGACGATCGTCATTCCGCAAGCCTTCCGTCGCGCCCTGCCCGGATGCGGGAACGAAATCGTGTACCTGATCAAGTATTCGTCCCTGGCCTATGTCATCACCTGCTTCGAATTGACCGGCAAGGCCAAGGTCGTGGCCAGCGAGACTTTTCGTTTCAGCGAGGTCTTCATGGTCGTCGGCGTGTACTATCTGCTTTTGGTCACGGTGGCCTCCTTTCTGCTGCGCAAGCTGGAGAAAAAGCTCGAAATCCCCGGC
The genomic region above belongs to Deltaproteobacteria bacterium and contains:
- a CDS encoding amino acid ABC transporter permease — encoded protein: MNGEFAFLLERLIPALNEGVIMSLKLIIPSAVMGLAFGVLVGACRAFGKGLLKPLANGYAALFRGTPLVIQLFILYFGLPNVGIYFKPYTAAVLGFTMCSAAYHSEYVRGGLLSIKRGQLLAAQALGFSGMSALMTIVIPQAFRRALPGCGNEIVYLIKYSSLAYVITCFELTGKAKVVASETFRFSEVFMVVGVYYLLLVTVASFLLRKLEKKLEIPGFGH